Genomic DNA from Setaria italica strain Yugu1 chromosome V, Setaria_italica_v2.0, whole genome shotgun sequence:
AGGTGGAAATACTGGATGAATCTGTTTGGACTTACATTTAGGTCGTGACTTGTAATATGAAGATTTGAATTGCTTTGGTCTATTTTGGATttgattctctctctctctcactctctctcctGCTTGAACTCATTTATTTTGCAAGTAAGATTTCCATGAAAATGTAACTGTGCTATGTTTTTAATGTATTCTTTAGCTGTATGTTCTTTAGTTTTCTTACTCATATTTGGGGCATTGTATTTCCTTCAGGAGTTATTTTGAGGCTATAGTAGTAAATGTATTCCTTTTAGCTTTGGCCATATGTCACGATGTTATGTTGCTGCCTTGCTGGTTGATTTTATGTAAACCTGGTTTTCCTAAAATCAttagtttctttttcctttggTTACAGACAGAAAATGGATTAGTCGAGGCTGTTGCTGTTCTTGTATCAACGATGCCACGCTTGAGACCAAATTTACCAACTGGTAAATTAGGCCAGTGCTGCAAAACAAGACCGGATTTTGTCAAGGTTTGTCTGATAAAATGATGTCATCTCTTCTAGCAATGCATCCCTTTAAATTTGGAAATAGCGTATTTGCAGTAATTTTGCACCACTAAAAAAAATCTCGATCACAGGGTGAGGCGTCCCCTTGATTTTCTCTTAAGACTTAAGAGAGGATAGTAGTGAACACTTTAGGGAGGTGTTCACACGATCTACAAGCACCCGGGTTCAAGCCTGGGTGGGCGGCCTCTCATTAGGAAGCTGTACCAACTGAGCTATTGCTTGGTTCTCAATTCTATACCATTAGCACAAACACTTTTTTTCATATCAATATATCATTGGAAAAATCCTTACAAAAATTGATTAGTCTGTCTTGCTCTGTTAGCTTTGAACTGCATGCTAGAATCTAGTTTTCCCACAGCTATGCCTTTGTATGATTGCCATGATGACTGCAGGCGGTGTGCACGGCTGCAAATTAAAGTCATAGGGTACACTTTGATTTAACCATCTGATCGTTCCTTGTTGGACATGATGTGACTGCTATGCAGCACTATCTATCTACCTTTTGAGATTGTTCTTAGATCAGTGAATAAACTAAAAAGAGACCTTTCTTGctctttgaaaataaaaaagtgaAAGATGCACAATTGTTCTTTTAGAAAAATAGAATATGGAGCCTAAATGCTCCAAATAGCATGCCTTTCATCTGCCTTTGCTTTGTGCATATTTGcaagtcctttttgtttatatTTGTGAGGCTTCTGATCAAGTCAGTGGAAAGCTTTTTCTAAGGTATCTGTATTTACAGGCATGGGAAAAGTGGCGAGGTCAAGTGACTAAACTGGAGTGCAGTGCATTTTGGATCCAGTGTGGTCACCAAAAAACCCGTGATGGTTTGAAGAATTTGCTTCATATTATGATGGGGAACATAAAGGAACTCACTGCTTCTACCTCCCATTGGCTGGAGCTGTTTGCTTCTCATTTTCTTTACATAAGACCATTTACAGTGGTTAGTGCATTTGCCCTTGTATTGTAGCAGTAGAGCTTTGTGGTTCCTCTGCTGATTGAGTTATTCATTGCTGATGTAATTGCATTGCTTAATGCCCATTGCTCAATCATAGATCTGTCATGGGTCTTTTCACCCTAATATCGAAAGGGCTTTAAATGTTTTCCCTGAAAGAAATTCCATTTCAGAATATTTTATAAAAGCACCTGCTTGCCTCCGCGATCATTTATTTAATCTCCTTGATTTTTAGACGTGGACTGTGTCCTGGACCCCTATTTGAGTCCAGATGTGGATTGTAACCATCTTCTCTAAATCAGTGGCCAAACAAATTGCTATTAATTTCGAGCTGCACTGCATAGTGATGTGTTTAAGGACCTGTTTTCTGGCAATGAATTCTCTAAGAGTCTTTGtcctatttatttttttccatgcaaATTTTTACCTTTTGTTATATAGTTTATTAGGTTATACTTATACCCTCATTTAAGGTCTTTTGAAGGAAGTATGCTTTTGAAAAGTTCACATAACTTCATGTTGTATTAAAATCTGCATTTTGTCAGGGCTTTGAAGGGATGCACCATTTAGCACAAAAGTGCATACAGCTTAAGCCGTCCTCTAGCACTACTGGATTAACAGGCCTCGTTATTGGCGTCCTTTCAGAAAATCCAGAGGTTGGAGCATAATGTGATCCTCTATACTCCTTAGGTCCTTTGACTTTTACATTATCCTTTCTTGGGGTAACATCTTCTTTTCCATGATTAGGTTGTGCTGGCAGAATGCACTAAACATTTTGGTCCTTGGTAAGATGGACAATGCTAAGTTATTAATCTCTATTCAACATCAAAACACCATCATAATGATTTGGGCATTTGTTACTGTAGGTTGGTCACACATGCTATGGAACTGCTGACAGCTGATAATGACTATGCGGATACTATGTTGCATGAAGAGCGGCCTAACTTAGGCGGTATAAGCATAGAGGAACTGCACCGGCTAGTCTATGCTCAAGTTTTGTGCTCTCATTCTTTAACTTGGCAGGTTAGTTATgtaacatactccctccattcctgtttataaggcgcacatgcatatcaagattcaaagtttaccatctttgaccaataatttagccaatatctttttatttttgtaatgtAAACTTGaaatggttggatttgtaatcaaatgtactctctaatgattataagtttatgaccataaacaatataatataagataaatgaatggtcaaagtgtaaTTTGGGAGACCGTGTCATGTCATATCATGCCTTATAAacaaaaacggagggagtagtaacaTTAGTGCACCAACTAACTAGATTAGTTTTATGTATCAGTATTATTGTTAGGCATTAGGCATTATGCTATTATCCATATATTTTTGGAACTAGCAACTGCATGGATTGCATCCTATGCATTATTTAACTGGGATATTTCCTTTTTACCTCTCATTTCGGTCCTTGATTCCTCTAGCCCCTTTTAGTTTCCCTTTTGCCACTAGGCTGGCTTACTGAAGCATGGGCCCATCCATGTTAGATAGGAAGCAGATCCTAATAAAGTGGTCAATAGGAACTATTTTATTGTACGTGTTTTTTTGCTGAATATTCAGATGTGCAGCTTTGATTTGCTACATCATTTGTTTTAGTTTTCTTAAATGATATAAACTCATGAacttttgttgttgtttgttGATGATAGCAAAAATGTCTCCTTTTGACTACATTTGTTTGGCTCTTACTTGTTTGGTTCTCAGATTGCGCCGACTTATCTGTCTTCATGTCTAAACCAAGGCCTAGGGCTCTTGGAGATTCTACTTCTCAAGCAACCCATACAAGATAATCGCCTAGTACTCAAGGTACCATGTAATGTAATTCTATACTTCTTTGCAGTGTCTTAAATCTAATTATTTTTAATCTAATACTGATTTCTGTGAACAGACTTTGGAAATCTGCCGTTTGTATGAACTGGACAATATTAGTACAAACATAATGAAGGTAATGTGGTTTCTAATGTTTACACAACTTGTTATTATAAAAAATTTGAACATGGCTTGTGGTTTGGATGTTGCTTATTTTCTGTCCAACTCTTCAAACTTTTGCAGGTAGCTTGCATTTTCTATTGTTCTCAAATCTCAATTGAACTCAATGTTAGCTTAACCTAAGAATTCTTATCTAATTAAATTTGGCTTTCTTTTAGGTTGCTGGCATTTATCATTGGAAACATGGGCGAAAAGGAGTTGGTGTATACTGGTTCCAGCAAGCTCATGATAAAGTTCGTCTTGACAGAATTGCTCAACAGTTATTTGAACACATTGGGAAGTCAGTCGCAGATGATAGTTTTAAGGTATAAATCTTTGCTTCTTTCTGAACTCCTTGGCTATAACCTGCAGCTTGTTCTCTGTGCAATACAACCTTAAAGGAATCCCCTTCAGCTAGTTGTTTTAGCATATAACTCATAACAATTTTGCATGGTCAGCAATGGGAAGGGCTGCTCGAGCTACTTGGTTCTGATATTGGTAGTGCGGGTGGTCTCGAGTTCCTTCACAGGTACTTCTTTCTTTGCACATCAAATTTGTCTCTCTACATGACAATGTTGATTATTGAATGCCAACTTAAAATATGATTGTGCAAAGGTACCGTGATTTCAAGAGGTCTCTGCACCAAGCCTTAGATGGAAGGTCCGGTGAGGCTGCTCGGCAAACTGTAGATTTTCTTATACAGGTGAATTTCTTACATTTCAGCTGTGTTTTTTAAATCACATTGACACTTCAGGCCCCATATCTCATTAGACATGAGAAAAAGGGGGTTCCTGCAATTCAATTTGAAGCTGCCAGCAGAGGATTGTAAATAACTTGCACCTTAGAGGATGCCAATACTCTGTTGCCTCCGCTCTCCTGACCACATAGATGCGTTTTGCTTGTAGCTTATGAGGAACCCATCCACCCCGCAACGTTTTTGGCTACCCCTTCTACACGATTCGGTAAGTAATTATTTCTGTGTTTGTTTAGGATGCCAGCAATCAGTTGTCTCCACTTGCCAGACTGCAGAAAtcaattttattctttttctgtGTCACCACTATGTCCAGATGGAGCTACTTAATTGCAAACCCAGCCCTCTAATGAATGTTGCTGAGACAAACTTGTTGCTCAACAAGCTGCAAGAGCTGTCACTCGCCAAGCTGCGCCCTGATTTTTCGAACAATCACCTACCAAGCCATGCGTTGGGCTCCGTGAGATTGGCTCTGGCATCGAATTTGGCACGTGCCATTCTTGAAGACCCTTGACTCAAGCACAGTTCAGCGCAGGTTTTGTTGGTGGATTGTCATCATGTTCCTTGCTGCCACCTGGCAGTTCAAACTCTCAGACTTGAGAAAAGATTGATCTTGGGTCAGGTCTAGACGAGCAGTTGTGTTATACATGTATCGTACATTGTACTTTAGCTTAGTGTGCGCGAATCTGTGGGTGGATGTTAATCGATGTATTTTGAAGGTAAAAAAGTAATGGCATGTTGTTGCTTGAAAATACTTTCTTCTGTGGAATTTACTTTGTGAAAAAGAGGAGAAAATAATCTGGTCAGTCAATTGCTCTTCTGTTTGGAAGCACTTCATTCAGCTGTTTTCGTCAGTGCCCCTTTTCTGAACGATGACTTCACTGCACCTGCAATACAGCCAACGGGGACGGGCGTCATCTAGTAATTTTGTAGACTTCACTTGTATGGAACGATGTAACTGGCGTTCTGGGTTCATATGGGTGCTCCTGTTCTGCGCCCGTAATCTATTCGTGTGCAAGAACCTGATGCGTGCTCCTGATTCGTCTGGGTTGCCTACCTCAATTCAGGTTAGATCCTGGATAGGAGCCGAACAGTAGTTCATGAATAAGTGATTTTtcgctgattctgtgaagtgattctctgaaatgaactagtAGCtgaaaaaaaagtagcttctccttaTTTTCTGCTGATTATGTGAAGCGATTCTCTGCTGACTCTATAAAATGATTCACCATCCTAATTTTAAAAGTTTCACAGAATCAATTCTTTCAGAAAAATCAACCCCGTAGAGTATCAAAATCATTCATATGAGTGTCGTTGAGTACCATCCTCGTGCCATGTCCATTTGGACTGTCTTAAGTGGCCTCTTTGTTTTTAAATCAAATTTAAGGAACTTCAAACCACAGTAAAAGTTGGAGGAACTCGGTTGTGGGTGATGaaactgatgatgatgactgaTGACTCATgctttttctttgaaaagatcCAGGGGATTTTTCTGACAAATACTCCTACTAATCAGGGTCCAAACACGAAAAGTCCAATAAACCTCCTCTTCCCTGCTTTGCCTTTCTTCCTCCCCCCAAATATTCTGTTTCTCAGCAGCAATGCCGGAGCCTCAATCCTctacggcggcgagcgggggcggAGGTCGCCTCCGCGACGCCTTCGGCGAAGTGCTGTGCACCTTCACCCTCCTCCTCATCGGCGTCCTCGCCTTCTCGATCCGCCTCTTCTCCGTAAGATCGGCCCGAACCGCAACATTTAGATCCTATCGGGAATTCGATAAGGGTTTTGCCAGACCCCTTGCCCTCTCAGTCTCACCTGTGCGTTGATGTGCCGCAGGTGATCAAGTATGAGAGCGTCATCCACGAGTTCGATCCCTACTTCAACTACCGCGTCACTCAGGTTAGTTTCGGCGGCGCTACTGCGTTTGTTCACACTCGCACTTCACAGTTTGTTATGGAGCTCGCTCAGGGCGCAATGTTGCTGTTACTGGTCCCTTCAACGAGTTATGGTGTTGGGGACTTCGAAGTTTTGGAAATTGTGGGTTGTAGGATAGTTGATAGATAAACCGCTTCGCTTTGATCTAAGGTGGCATGTGGATGCATTGAATGATCAGAACATAGGGAAGAATAGATGGCTGGGATGTTTCTTCCGATTTGCAATTGTTGTTTGGATGTGTGCAAGTGTGTATTAATGTTTCAAAATCAGTTGTGCCacttataatttttatttttttgtattCCACTCCTTGTTTCAGTTTTTGTCAAAGAATGGAATATATGAATTCTGGAACTGGTTTGATGACCGAACATGGTACGATTTCGAACACTTGAATCTATCTTTGTTTTTAAGTTATCTGTATGCTCACTATTACTTGCATTTAGGTATCCTCTTGGGCGTGTAATTGGCGGCACTGTCTATCCTGGTTTGACACTAACTGCTGGCACAATATGGTGGTATGCAAATGTTGCCCTGAGAATGCATGCTATTAGAGGAAGAGgcaattccttatttgacactagaaGATGAGTTAATTCCTTTCTTAACCCTGAAAAAATTTTCCTTCCTAATATGACACCGACttctaactttcattccttatttgataTTTCCGTCACTTGTGTTAGTTAAGTCAGGTGAAACGATTTCCAAATCGCCttcaaaaatcatgaaactttttGTAGTGATACAACAAATGAATATGAACCCATATTTATTAAAAGGAAACTTATACCTTTAcggttttaaaattaaaattcaccaacTTAGGCTACCTTTATAAGTTATATGAATTTTTATGGCACTAAACACttttaaaatttataaaaaaataaataatatttatcACATCAGATGCTGGAACTTATTAAATTAtttccaagaaaaacttacatagAGAATTATGAAGAAACGTAaatttgggaaaattttaaagaaCCTTGTAATTCTCTATGTAACTTATGATAGAAAATAATTTTGTAAATGACTAGAGGAATATTAGCTGTTTTCaataatttttggaaagtattttggtaccataaaaattcaaatatgcttcaaaagtagttaaatttggtgaattttaattttaaaatggCAAAGGTACACGAGCGTTTTTAATCAATATGGACTCATCTTCATTTGTTCTATAATcaaaaaaagtttcatgaattttggaggtgatttgatgGTTGTTTTGTTCGAATTATGTGACAAAAATGAtgaaaatgtcaaataaggaatagAAAATAGAGCTCAATGTCATATAAGGAACGGGACATTTTTTAGTGTCAAAAAAGGAATTTAATCATCTTCTAGTGTCAAAGAAGGAATTTTCTCGGAATCATTGGATACATTTATACTCCTGTTAGCATGAATCAATTTTGGTTGTTATAGGTTGCTAAACTCCCTTAACATCCCATTGTCGGTGGAGACTGCTTGCGTCTTCACTGCTCCAATCTTCTCAGCCAATGCTTCCTGGGCAACTTACCTTTTAACCAAGGTTATTTTCTTAGTCTTCTAACCAAGGTTGTTTTCTTAGTATTTAAAATCCATGCTCTTACACTGGATTACTGAAGTGCTTTAGTAATCACACTATTTTCTCTCCAGGAAGCAAAGGGCTCTGGGGCTGGTTTAATGGCAGCAGCTATC
This window encodes:
- the LOC101762730 gene encoding nuclear pore complex protein NUP85 translates to MPGMPTDGGGAIVPFRGEPGQGAPSPPPLRPIRHGVAPPIFRVYINWSSGNLLQVACLRPPNSEGCGGVEVAGSVVEVNLGSGGNGGAEVEEEIDEAEMRRIEYGSVPAFALLQSRKNALADAAAMSRMSSVPDYAEWWQYVLEYSKTIGNLLGNPDSPPAFMIEDPKTILKVREKPTSLRAAWELLEIFYVDKQLQSWLPERLVDWLADFDSLLSATESTVYSKLSNFQKKLINLQIVEDDPDYWNGLSAALSVGWLDIVVNMLRFHGSYQLDQMDNRETENGLVEAVAVLVSTMPRLRPNLPTGKLGQCCKTRPDFVKAWEKWRGQVTKLECSAFWIQCGHQKTRDGLKNLLHIMMGNIKELTASTSHWLELFASHFLYIRPFTVGFEGMHHLAQKCIQLKPSSSTTGLTGLVIGVLSENPEVVLAECTKHFGPWLVTHAMELLTADNDYADTMLHEERPNLGGISIEELHRLVYAQVLCSHSLTWQIAPTYLSSCLNQGLGLLEILLLKQPIQDNRLVLKTLEICRLYELDNISTNIMKVAGIYHWKHGRKGVGVYWFQQAHDKVRLDRIAQQLFEHIGKSVADDSFKQWEGLLELLGSDIGSAGGLEFLHRYRDFKRSLHQALDGRSGEAARQTVDFLIQLMRNPSTPQRFWLPLLHDSMELLNCKPSPLMNVAETNLLLNKLQELSLAKLRPDFSNNHLPSHALGSVRLALASNLARAILEDP